The following are from one region of the Nicotiana tabacum cultivar K326 chromosome 3, ASM71507v2, whole genome shotgun sequence genome:
- the LOC107768952 gene encoding large ribosomal subunit protein eL34-like, with amino-acid sequence MVQRLTYRKRHSYATKSNQHRVVKTPGGKLIYQSTKKRASGPKCPVTGKRIQGIPHLRPTEYKRSRLSRNRRTVNRAYGGVLSGSAVRERIIRAFLVEEQKIVKKVLKIQKAKEKLASKS; translated from the exons ATGGTTCAGAGACTTACATATCGAAAGCGGCACAGCTATGCCACCAAATCCAATCAACATAGGGTTGTCAAAACTCCTG GAGGAAAGCTAATTTATCAGAGCACCAAGAAGAGAGCTAGCGGCCCAAAATGTCCAGTTACTGGGAAGAGAATCCAAGGG ATTCCACACCTGAGACCTACTGAATACAAGAGATCCAGATTGTCCAGGAACCGCAGGACTGTGAATCGTGCTTATGGAGGTGTGCTGTCTGGAAGTGCTGTGAGGGAGAG AATCATCCGGGCTTTCTTGGTTGAAGAacaaaaaattgtgaaaaaggtGTTGAAGATCCAGAAGGCAAAGGAAAAGCTTGCCTCAAAGAGCTGA
- the LOC107768929 gene encoding putative NAC domain-containing protein 94: MDNKSDVEKLDEVMLPGFRFHPTDEELVGFYLKRKIQQRSLPIELIKQVDIYKFDPWDLPKLASTGEKEWYFYCPRDRKYRNSARPNRVTGAGFWKATGTDRPIYSSDSTKCIGLKKSLVFYRGRAARGIKTDWMMHEFRLPTSNIESAQPKKFLDRNFPPNDSWAICRIFKKTNSMANRALSYSWVNPLSEVASPEVFNQSTTVHFSPENLSSLTETGSLLHLSSTNDLASNVPSYKTLNTMVSRPSFLSSPSTEVPCNFMFSSPEVSMFFNTHPSLITDDIKTSETIDFEGSNQQMNSFSISSPQEIQRSIGIEDDETGLRSNQDSTNDNTTQWENIRSIGFPFSLTTSLADEWKPSLSWDSPSCPSEISTTYDSTNKCYS; the protein is encoded by the exons ATGGATAACAAAAGTGATGTGGAAAAGCTTGATGAAGTGATGCTACCTGGTTTTCGATTTCATCCGACAGATGAAGAGTTAGTTGGATTCTatcttaagagaaagattcaGCAGAGATCACTTCCTATTGAGCTCATCAAACAAGTGGATATATATAAATTTGATCCATGGGATCTTCCAA AGCTAGCATCTACAGGGGAAAAAGAGTGGTATTTTTACTGTCCAAGGGACCGTAAGTACAGAAACAGCGCCCGTCCAAACCGAGTTACAGGAGCTGGTTTTTGGAAGGCCACTGGAACTGATAGACCAATATATTCCTCTGATAGCACCAAATGCATTGGTTTGAAGAAGTCCTTAGTCTTCTACAGAGGTAGAGCCGCTAGAGGCATAAAAACTGACTGGATGATGCACGAGTTTCGCCTTCCTACAAGTAATATTGAGTCAGCACAACCCAAGAAATTCTTGGATAGAAATTTTCCACCAAAT GATTCGTGGGCTATCTGCAGAATATTCAAGAAAACCAACTCAATGGCAAATAGAGCTCTTTCTTACTCTTGGGTAAATCCATTATCTGAAGTAGCATCTCCAGAGGTGTTCAATCAAAGTACAACTGTTCATTTCAGCCCGGAGAATCTCTCTTCTTTAACTGAAACTGGATCACTTCTCCACTTATCCAGTACTAATGACTTAGCCTCAAATGTTCCTTCATATAAGACCCTTAATACTATGGTTTCAAGACCATCTTTTCTTTCAAGTCCTAGTACTGAAGTTCCTTGTAACTTCATGTTTTCGTCCCCTGAGGTTTCCATGTTTTTCAACACACACCCCTCCTTAATCACTGATGACATAAAGACCTCTGAGACTATTGATTTTGAAGGTTCAAATCAACAGATGAATAGCTTCTCAATTAGTTCACCACAAGAGATCCAAAGAAGTATAGGAATAGAAGATGATGAGACAGGGTTAAGGAGTAATCAAGATTCAACAAATGATAATACTACACAATGGGAAAACATCAGATCAATTGGATTTCCTTTCAGTTTGACAACTAGTTTGGCTGATGAATGGAAGCCTAGTTTGAGTTGGGATTCTCCTTCATGTCCTAGTGAGATATCCACCACTTACGACTCAACAAACAAATGCTACTCCTAG
- the LOC107768937 gene encoding non-specific lipid-transfer protein A-like — MKGVAVVTLLMVLALVKLGEAINCGQVDATLVPCVPYLTQGGNPTGPCCDGVKRLIAMTPTQQDRQDACECMKTAAARYTNLKPDAATNLPSRCGVTTNIPISPTTNCKSIP; from the exons ATGAAGGGTGTTGCAGTGGTAACTTTGTTAATGGTGCTAGCTTTGGTGAAGTTAGGGGAAGCCATTAATTGTGGCCAAGTTGATGCAACATTAGTGCCTTGTGTACCTTACTTAACACAAGGTGGAAATCCAACAGGGCCATGTTGTGATGGAGTGAAAAGACTAATTGCAATGACTCCAACTCAACAAGATAGGCAAGATGCTTGTGAATGTATGAAGACTGCTGCTGCTCGCTATACTAATCTTAAACCAGATGCTGCAACCAACTTACCATCACGCTGTGGTGTTACAACCAATATCCCCATCTCTCCTACTACTAACTGCAAAAG CATTCCTTGA
- the LOC107768960 gene encoding cullin-3A-like isoform X1: protein MSAQKKRNFQIEAFKHRVVVDPKYAEKTWKILEHAIHEIYNHNASGLSFEELYRNAYNMVLHKFGEKLYSGLVSTMTSHLKEIAKSIEAAQGGLFLEELNRKWAEHNKALQMIRDILMYMDRTFIPSTHKTPVHELGLNLWRDHIIHSSKIQKRLQDTLLELVQHERTGEVINRGLMRNVIKMLMDLGSSVYQEDFEKPFLEVSADFYRLESQQFIECCDCGDYLKKAEKRLNEEIERVSHYLDAKSESKITNVVEKEMIESHMHRLVHMENSGLVNMIVDDKYEDLGRMYNLFRRVPTGLALIRDVMTSHIREIGKQLVTDPERLKDPVDFVQRLLDEKDKHDKIISSAFNNDKTFQNALNSSFEYFINLNPRSPEFISLFVDDKLRKGLKGVTEEDVEIVLDKVMMLFRYLQEKDVFEKYYKQHLAKRLLSGKTVSDDAERSLIVKLKTECGYQFTSKLEGMFTDMKTSQDTMQGFHAAVGAEIADGPSLTVQVLTTGSWPTQSVTTCNLPPEILGVCDKFKTYYLGTHTGRRLSWQTNMGTADLKATFGKGQKHELNVSTYQMCILMLFNNADRLSYKEIEQATEIPASDLKRCLQSLACVKGKNVLRKEPMSKDIAEDDAFYFNDKFSSKFYKVKIGTVVAQKESEPEKQETRQRVEEDRKPQIEAAIVRIMKSRRVLDHNNIVAEVTKQLNSRFLPNPVVIKKRIESLIEREFLERDKTDRKLYRYLA from the exons ATGAGTGCACAGAAGAAGAGAAATTTCCAGATAGAGGCGTTTAAGCATCGGGTCGTTGTGGATCCGAAATATGCTGAAAAAACATGGAAGATCCTAGAGCATGCGATTCATGAGATTTACAATCACAACGCCAGTGGTCTTAGTTTCGAAGAGCTCTATAG AAATGCATATAACATGGTCCTACACAAATTTGGGGAGAAGCTCTATTCAGGACTTGTATCAACTATGACATCACATTTGAAGGAAATTGCAAAATCTATTGAAGCTGCTCAGGGAGGTTTGTTTCTGGAAGAACTGAATCGAAAATGGGCAGAGCATAACAAGGCATTGCAAATGATTCGAGATATTTTAATGTATATGGATAGAACTTTCATTCCCAGTACACATAAAACACCTGTTCATGAGCTTGGTTTGAATTTATGGAGAGACCATATCATCCACTCTAGCAAAATCCAGAAAAGGCTTCAGGACACACTTCTTGAACTTGTTCAGCATGAGAGGACTGGTGAAGTGATAAACAGGGGTTTGATGAGGAATGTAATAAAAATGCTAATGGATTTAGGTTCTTCAGTATACCAAGAAGACTTTGAAAAGCCTTTCCTTGAAGTCTCAGCAGATTTTTATCGGCTTGAGTCTCAGCAATTCATTGAGTGCTGTGATTGTGGGGATTATCTGAAGAAAGCTGAGAAACGTCTCAATGAAGAGATTGAAAGAGTGTCCCACTATTTGGATGcaaaaagtgaatccaaaattACTAATGTGGTGGAGAAAGAGATGATCGAAAGCCACATGCACAGGTTGGTTCATATGGAGAACTCAGGCTTAGTGAATATGATCGTAGATGACAAGTATGAAGATTTAGGAAGGATGTACAACTTGTTCCGTAGAGTGCCAACTGGACTTGCACTGATTAGAGATGTCATGACATCTCATATTAGAGAAATTGGTAAGCAGCTTGTCACTGATCCAGAAAGGTTAAAGGATCCTGTAGACTTTGTGCAGAGGCTTTTGGATGAAAAGGATAAGCATGATAAGATCATAAGTTCAGCATTTAACAATGACAAAACATTCCAGAATGCCCTCAATTCCTCATTTGAGTACTTTATTAATCTGAATCCACGATCACCAGAGTTCATTTCCTTATTTGTGGATGACAAACTTCGGAAAGGGCTGAAAGGGGTTACTGAGGAGGATGTAGAGATTGTATTGGATAAAGTGATGATGCTTTTCCGCTACCTTCAGGAGAAAGATGTGTTTGAGAAGTACTACAAGCAGCACTTAGCAAAGAGACTTCTCTCAGGCAAGACAGTATCTGATGACGCGGAGAGAAGTTTGATAGTTAAGCTTAAAACAGAATGCGGGTACCAGTTCACATCAAAACTGGAAGGCATGTTTACTGACATGAAGACCTCACAAGATACAATGCAGGGTTTTCATGCTGCTGTGGGTGCTGAGATCGCAGATGGTCCTTCACTCACAGTCCAGGTCCTTACTACTGGGTCCTGGCCAACACAGTCCGTCACTACTTGCAATCTTCCTCCTGAAATTTTGGGGGTCTGTGATAAGTTCAAGACATACTATCTCGGCACTCATACAGGTAGGAGGTTGTCATGGCAGACAAATATGGGGACTGCTGATTTGAAAGCTACATTTGGAAAGGGACAGAAGCATGAACTTAACGTTTCCACTTACCAGATGTGCATCCTTATGCTGTTCAACAATGCTGATCGGTTGAGTTACAAAGAAATTGAGCAGGCTACAGAAATACCAGCTTCAGATTTAAAGAGGTGCTTACAATCTCTTGCATGCGTTAAGGGGAAGAATGTTTTGAGGAAGGAACCAATGAGCAAGGATATTGCTGAGGATGATGCTTTTTACTTCAATGATAAATTCTCTAGCAAGTTCTACAAGGTAAAGATAGGTACTGTTGTTGCACAAAAGGAGTCGGAGCCTGAAAAACAGGAGACTAGACAGAGAGTGGAGGAGGACCGGAAACCACAGATTGAGGCAGCAATAGTCAGAATCATGAAATCTCGGAGGGTGCTCGATCACAACAATATAGTTGCTGAGGTCACGAAGCAGCTAAATTCTCGCTTCCTGCCAAACCCAGTTGTCATAAAGAAACGAATTGAGTCTTTGATTGAGCGGGAGTTCTTGGAGAGAGATAAAACAGACAGGAAGTTATATCGTTACCTGGCTTGA
- the LOC107768960 gene encoding cullin-3A-like isoform X2: MRFMRFTITTPVVLVSKSSIVSGICRNAYNMVLHKFGEKLYSGLVSTMTSHLKEIAKSIEAAQGGLFLEELNRKWAEHNKALQMIRDILMYMDRTFIPSTHKTPVHELGLNLWRDHIIHSSKIQKRLQDTLLELVQHERTGEVINRGLMRNVIKMLMDLGSSVYQEDFEKPFLEVSADFYRLESQQFIECCDCGDYLKKAEKRLNEEIERVSHYLDAKSESKITNVVEKEMIESHMHRLVHMENSGLVNMIVDDKYEDLGRMYNLFRRVPTGLALIRDVMTSHIREIGKQLVTDPERLKDPVDFVQRLLDEKDKHDKIISSAFNNDKTFQNALNSSFEYFINLNPRSPEFISLFVDDKLRKGLKGVTEEDVEIVLDKVMMLFRYLQEKDVFEKYYKQHLAKRLLSGKTVSDDAERSLIVKLKTECGYQFTSKLEGMFTDMKTSQDTMQGFHAAVGAEIADGPSLTVQVLTTGSWPTQSVTTCNLPPEILGVCDKFKTYYLGTHTGRRLSWQTNMGTADLKATFGKGQKHELNVSTYQMCILMLFNNADRLSYKEIEQATEIPASDLKRCLQSLACVKGKNVLRKEPMSKDIAEDDAFYFNDKFSSKFYKVKIGTVVAQKESEPEKQETRQRVEEDRKPQIEAAIVRIMKSRRVLDHNNIVAEVTKQLNSRFLPNPVVIKKRIESLIEREFLERDKTDRKLYRYLA, encoded by the exons ATGCGATTCATGAGATTTACAATCACAACGCCAGTGGTCTTAGTTTCGAAGAGCTCTATAG TATCTGGCATCTGCAGAAATGCATATAACATGGTCCTACACAAATTTGGGGAGAAGCTCTATTCAGGACTTGTATCAACTATGACATCACATTTGAAGGAAATTGCAAAATCTATTGAAGCTGCTCAGGGAGGTTTGTTTCTGGAAGAACTGAATCGAAAATGGGCAGAGCATAACAAGGCATTGCAAATGATTCGAGATATTTTAATGTATATGGATAGAACTTTCATTCCCAGTACACATAAAACACCTGTTCATGAGCTTGGTTTGAATTTATGGAGAGACCATATCATCCACTCTAGCAAAATCCAGAAAAGGCTTCAGGACACACTTCTTGAACTTGTTCAGCATGAGAGGACTGGTGAAGTGATAAACAGGGGTTTGATGAGGAATGTAATAAAAATGCTAATGGATTTAGGTTCTTCAGTATACCAAGAAGACTTTGAAAAGCCTTTCCTTGAAGTCTCAGCAGATTTTTATCGGCTTGAGTCTCAGCAATTCATTGAGTGCTGTGATTGTGGGGATTATCTGAAGAAAGCTGAGAAACGTCTCAATGAAGAGATTGAAAGAGTGTCCCACTATTTGGATGcaaaaagtgaatccaaaattACTAATGTGGTGGAGAAAGAGATGATCGAAAGCCACATGCACAGGTTGGTTCATATGGAGAACTCAGGCTTAGTGAATATGATCGTAGATGACAAGTATGAAGATTTAGGAAGGATGTACAACTTGTTCCGTAGAGTGCCAACTGGACTTGCACTGATTAGAGATGTCATGACATCTCATATTAGAGAAATTGGTAAGCAGCTTGTCACTGATCCAGAAAGGTTAAAGGATCCTGTAGACTTTGTGCAGAGGCTTTTGGATGAAAAGGATAAGCATGATAAGATCATAAGTTCAGCATTTAACAATGACAAAACATTCCAGAATGCCCTCAATTCCTCATTTGAGTACTTTATTAATCTGAATCCACGATCACCAGAGTTCATTTCCTTATTTGTGGATGACAAACTTCGGAAAGGGCTGAAAGGGGTTACTGAGGAGGATGTAGAGATTGTATTGGATAAAGTGATGATGCTTTTCCGCTACCTTCAGGAGAAAGATGTGTTTGAGAAGTACTACAAGCAGCACTTAGCAAAGAGACTTCTCTCAGGCAAGACAGTATCTGATGACGCGGAGAGAAGTTTGATAGTTAAGCTTAAAACAGAATGCGGGTACCAGTTCACATCAAAACTGGAAGGCATGTTTACTGACATGAAGACCTCACAAGATACAATGCAGGGTTTTCATGCTGCTGTGGGTGCTGAGATCGCAGATGGTCCTTCACTCACAGTCCAGGTCCTTACTACTGGGTCCTGGCCAACACAGTCCGTCACTACTTGCAATCTTCCTCCTGAAATTTTGGGGGTCTGTGATAAGTTCAAGACATACTATCTCGGCACTCATACAGGTAGGAGGTTGTCATGGCAGACAAATATGGGGACTGCTGATTTGAAAGCTACATTTGGAAAGGGACAGAAGCATGAACTTAACGTTTCCACTTACCAGATGTGCATCCTTATGCTGTTCAACAATGCTGATCGGTTGAGTTACAAAGAAATTGAGCAGGCTACAGAAATACCAGCTTCAGATTTAAAGAGGTGCTTACAATCTCTTGCATGCGTTAAGGGGAAGAATGTTTTGAGGAAGGAACCAATGAGCAAGGATATTGCTGAGGATGATGCTTTTTACTTCAATGATAAATTCTCTAGCAAGTTCTACAAGGTAAAGATAGGTACTGTTGTTGCACAAAAGGAGTCGGAGCCTGAAAAACAGGAGACTAGACAGAGAGTGGAGGAGGACCGGAAACCACAGATTGAGGCAGCAATAGTCAGAATCATGAAATCTCGGAGGGTGCTCGATCACAACAATATAGTTGCTGAGGTCACGAAGCAGCTAAATTCTCGCTTCCTGCCAAACCCAGTTGTCATAAAGAAACGAATTGAGTCTTTGATTGAGCGGGAGTTCTTGGAGAGAGATAAAACAGACAGGAAGTTATATCGTTACCTGGCTTGA